One Prunus dulcis chromosome 8, ALMONDv2, whole genome shotgun sequence DNA window includes the following coding sequences:
- the LOC117638217 gene encoding probable 2-oxoglutarate-dependent dioxygenase At5g05600: protein MGEVDLAFFQDPDHRPKLSITEAEGIPLINLSPIISTPNSISDPIAIEGVVREIGNACRDWGFFQVINHGVSLDKLLKIEAVARKFFALPLEEKRKIMRDEKNILGYYDSERTKNVRDWKELFDFTVKEPTFVPSSPDPEDREVIEWYNQWPAYLPELRVVCEEYGREVEQLALKLMGLIALSLGLPEDRFTSYFKEQTSFIRLNHYPPCPSPELTLGVGRHKDGGALTVLAQDDVGGLEVKRKKDGEWIWVKPTPNAYVINVGDSIQVWSNERYHSVEHRAMVNSEKERFSMPFFLNPAHYTIIKPLEELTNEENPAKYKPYSWGKFFAHRQLSNYKKLNVENIQIHHFRVSE from the exons ATGGGAGAGGTTGATTTAGCTTTCTTCCAAGACCCTGATCACAGGCCTAAACTCTCCATCACCGAAGCTGAAGGCATTCCCTTGATTAACCTTTCTCCAATAATAAGTACTCCAAACTCCATTTCTGATCCTATAGCCATTGAAGGGGTTGTAAGAGAAATAGGCAATGCATGTAGGGACTGGGGGTTCTTCCAAGTGATCAACCATGGGGTGTCATTGGATAAACTCCTAAAGATTGAGGCTGTAGCTAGAAAGTTCTTTGCTCTGCCTTTggaggagaagaggaagattaTGAGGGATGAAAAAAACATATTGGGTTACTACGACAGTGAGCGTACCAAGAATGTCAGAGACTGGAAGGAGCTGTTTGATTTCACAGTGAAGGAGCCTACGTTTGTCCCGTCCTCGCCTGATCCTGAAGACAGAGAAGTGATAGAATGGTATAACCAATGGCCTGCGTATCTTCCAGAATTAAG GGTGGTGTGCGAAGAATATGGTCGAGAAGTGGAACAGCTAGCACTGAAGTTGATGGGGCTTATTGCCCTGAGCCTAGGCTTGCCAGAAGACAGGTTCACCAGCTACTTCAAAGAACAAACCAGTTTTATCAGACTCAACCACTACCCACCTTGCCCTTCCCCTGAGCTTACTCTTGGTGTCGGCCGCCACAAGGATGGCGGTGCTTTAACTGTGCTAGCTCAAGATGACGTTGGCGGATTGGAAGTGAAGCGAAAAAAAGATGGAGAATGGATTTGGGTTAAACCCACCCCAAATGCCTATGTCATCAATGTTGGTGACAGTATCCAG GTTTGGAGCAATGAAAGATATCATAGTGTGGAACACAGGGCAATGGTGAATTCAGAGAAGGAAAGGTTTTCTATGCCATTTTTCCTCAACCCAGCACACTACACCATAATCAAGCCCTTGGAGGAGCTGACCAATGAAGAAAACCCTGCCAAGTATAAGCCCTACAGCTGGGGCAAGTTTTTTGCTCACAGGCAGCTCAGTAATTACAAGAAACTCAATGTTGAAAACATCCAAATTCATCATTTCAGGGTATCAGAATAA
- the LOC117637326 gene encoding mediator of RNA polymerase II transcription subunit 11: MNPMDSQTQNTSLQRLQNVEKRIVKVLELAGGVMDELANPSGPRKEFINNHCREFMQLIKDIQVALRDEIKSACDYRPFEKCDYSSRVANEICCKKLEYVMSQLDAMKETMDEYHNAV, encoded by the exons ATGAACCCCATGGATTCACAGACCCAGAACACCTCGTTGCAGAGGCTTCAAAATGTGGAGAAA AGAATCGTTAAGGTTTTGGAGCTAGCTGGAGGTGTCATGGACGAGCTTGCAAACCCTAGTGGTCCCAGAAAGGAGTTTATCAACAACCATTGCCGTGAGTTCATGCAATTGATCAAG GATATTCAAGTGGCACTGCGGGATGAAATTAAAAGTGCGTGTGATTACCGTCCGTTTGAGAAGTGTGATTACAGTTCAAGAGTAGCTAACGAAATCTGTTGCAAGAAACTGGAATATGTCATGTCACAGTTGGATGCAATGAAAGAAACAATGGACGAATATCATAATGCAGTTTGA
- the LOC117638113 gene encoding esterase PIR7B-like yields MDQRKKILIKSISTLLIILLCAANITESEPTNPSKKHFVLVHGSCFGAWSWCKLVTLMKSSGHNVTAIDLAASGVDPQQAKDLQSISDYFKPLTDFMAALDPPHDKVILVGHSLGGLAISYAMERFPDKISLGVFVTALMPGPTLNISTLNQESFRRQGSLLDSKYTYDQGPNNPPITLTFGPLLLATNVYQLSPTEDLALGTMLMRPQRLFSEEDLSKELKLTREKYGSVNRVYVLSGGDLLTQKDVERWMIKRNRPNSVVEITGSDHMVMISKPLELWVHIQRISEKYS; encoded by the exons ATggatcaaagaaagaaaattttgatcaAATCAATCTCTACTTTGCTGATCATTCTTCTATGTGCAGCAAATATAACAGAATCAGAGCCTACAAACCCTAGCAAGAAGCACTTTGTACTGGTTCATGGTTCCTGCTTTGGTGCTTGGTCATGGTGCAAGCTTGTGACCTTAATGAAGTCATCTGGTCACAATGTCACTGCCATAGACCTAGCTGCTTCTGGGGTTGACCCTCAGCAGGCAAAAGATCTGCAATCAATTTCTGACTACTTCAAGCCCTTGACGGATTTCATGGCAGCTCTTGATCCTCCACATGATAAGGTCATCCTTGTTGGTCACAGTCTTGGTGGGTTGGCCATTTCTTATGCCATGGAAAGATTTCCAGATAAGATATCTCTAGGTGTTTTCGTCACTGCCTTAATGCCTGGCCCGACCCTCAACATCTCCACTCTTAATCAAGAG TCGTTCAGAAGACAAGGATCTCTATTAGACAGCAAATACACATATGACCAAGGCCCAAACAATCCTCCAATCACTCTCACATTCGGCCCATTGTTGTTGGCAACAAACGTGTACCAACTCAGCCCAACTGAG GATTTAGCACTAGGCACCATGTTAATGAGACCTCAACGCTTGTTTAGTGAAGAGGACCTGTCCAAAGAACTCAAGCTAACCCGTGAGAAATACGGGTCGGTCAATCGGGTTTACGTCTTATCCGGCGGAGATTTGTTGACGCAGAAGGATGTCGAACGGTGGATGATTAAGAGGAACAGGCCAAACAGTGTGGTGGAAATCACAGGATCTGATCACATGGTCATGATTTCCAAGCCATTAGAGCTGTGGGTGCATATCCAAagaatttctgaaaaatattcCTAA
- the LOC117637325 gene encoding protein DMR6-LIKE OXYGENASE 2-like yields the protein MGEVDPAFIQDPEHRPKLSATEAEGIPLIALSPLNSSDNISDPKAIEGVVREIGNACKEWGFFQVINHGVLLDKHKKIKAAARKFFAQPLKEKRKITRDEKSLFGYYDTEHTKNVRDWKEVFDFTVEEPMLMPASIDPEDKEETKWTNQWPEYPPELRVACEEYTEEVEKLALKLMGLIALSLGMPGDRFTSYFKDQTSFIRLNYYPPCPSLQLALGVGRHKDSGALTVLAQDEVVGLEVKRKRDGEWIQVKPTPNAYIINVGDISFWSNDRYESVEHRVLVNSERGRFSIPYFVNPAHYTLVRPLEELAHEQEDPAKYKPYSWGKFLSHRKLSNFKKHNAENIQLYHFRVSE from the exons ATGGGAGAGGTTGATCCAGCTTTCATCCAAGACCCTGAGCACAGGCCCAAACTCTCTGCCACCGAAGCTGAAGGCATACCATTGATTGCCCTGTCTCCCCTAAACTCCTCAGACAACATTTCTGACCCTAAAGCCATTGAAGGGGTTGTTAGAGAAATAGGCAATGCATGCAAAGAGTGGGGGTTCTTCCAAGTGATCAACCATGGGGTGCTATTGGATAAGCATAAAAAGATCAAGGCCGCTGCTAGGAAATTTTTTGCTCAGCCCTTgaaggagaagaggaagattaCGAGGGATGAAAAAAGTTTGTTTGGTTACTATGACACTGAGCACACCAAGAATGTAAGAGACTGGAAGGAGGTGTTTGATTTCACAGTGGAGGAGCCAATGTTAATGCCAGCTTCCATTGATCCTGAGGACAAGGAAGAGACAAAGTGGACTAACCAGTGGCCTGAGTATCCTCCAGAACTAAG GGTGGCGTGTGAAGAGTATACTGAAGAAGTAGAAAAGCTAGCTCTAAAGTTGATGGGACTTATAGCCTTGAGCCTAGGCATGCCAGGAGACAGGTTCACCAGCTACTTCAAAGATCAAACAAGTTTTATCAGACTCAACTACTATCCACCTTGCCCTTCCCTTCAGTTAGCTCTCGGCGTTGGGCGCCACAAGGATAGCGGTGCTTTAACCGTGCTTGCACAGGATGAGGTCGTAGGATTGGAagtgaagaggaagagagatgGAGAGTGGATTCAGGTTAAACCTACCCCAAATGCCTATATCATCAATGTTGGTGACATTA GTTTTTGGAGCAATGACAGATATGAGAGTGTGGAACACAGGGTGTTGGTGAATTCAGAGAGGGGAAGGTTTTCCATTCCCTACTTTGTCAACCCAGCACACTATACCCTAGTCAGGCCCTTGGAGGAGCTGGCCCATGAACAAGAAGACCCTGCAAAATATAAGCCTTACAGCTGGGGCAAGTTTTTGAGTCACAGAAAACTCAGTAATTTCAAGAAACACAATGCTGAAAACATCCAGCTTTATCATTTCAGGGTTTCGGAATAA
- the LOC117612222 gene encoding probable 2-oxoglutarate-dependent dioxygenase At5g05600, translated as MGEVDPAFIQDPEHRPKLSIIEAEGIPLIDLSPINSIPTPDSISELKAIEGLVTEIGSACKNWGFFQVINHGVALDKREKIETAARKFFAQPLEEKRKIRRDEKIVVGYYDTEHTKNVRDWKEVFDFVVEEPTLVPASLDPEDKEETEWINQWPENPPELRLVCEEYAREVEKLALKLMGLIALSLGLPEDRFNSYFKDQTSFIRLNHYPPCPSPRLALGVGRHKDGGALTVLAQDDVGGLEVKRKTDGEWIRVKPTPNAYIINVGDVIQVWSNDRFESVEHRVMVNSEKERFSIPFFLNPAHYTQVKPLEELIDERNPAKYKPYSWGKFITHRKLSNFKKLNTENIQIYHFRVSE; from the exons ATGGGAGAGGTTGATCCAGCTTTCATTCAAGACCCTGAGCACAGGCCAAAGCTCTCCATCATTGAAGCTGAAGGCATACCATTGATTGATCTTTCTCCAATAAATAGTATCCCTACCCCAGATTCCATTTCTGAGCTTAAAGCCATTGAAGGGCTTGTTACAGAAATAGGCAGTGCTTGCAAGAACTGGGGTTTCTTCCAAGTGATAAACCATGGAGTCGCGTTGGATAAGCGCGAAAAGATTGAGACAGCTGCTAGGAAGTTCTTCGCTCAGCCCTTggaggagaagaggaagattaGGAGGGATGAAAAAATTGTGGTGGGCTACTATGACACTGAGCACACCAAGAATGTTAGAGACTGGAAGGAGGTGTTTGATTTCGTAGTGGAGGAGCCTACATTAGTCCCAGCTTCCCTTGATCCTGAGGACAAAGAAGAGACAGAGTGGATAAACCAATGGCCTGAGAATCCTCCTGAACTAAG ACTGGTGTGTGAAGAGTATGCTCGAGAAGTAGAAAAGCTAGCTCTGAAGTTGATGGGACTAATAGCCTTGAGTCTAGGCTTGCCAGAAGACAGGTTCAACAGCTACTTTAAAGACCAAACAAGTTTTATCAGACTCAACCACTATCCACCTTGCCCTTCCCCTCGGTTAGCTCTTGGTGTTGGGCGCCACAAGGATGGCGGTGCATTAACCGTGCTAGCTCAAGATGATGTTGGAGGATTGGAAGTGAAGAGAAAAACAGACGGGGAGTGGATACGGGTGAAACCTACCCCAAATGCCTATATCATCAATGTTGGTGATGTTATTCAG GTTTGGAGCAATGACAGATTTGAGAGTGTGGAACACCGGGTGATGGTGAACTCAGAGAAGGAAAGGTTTTCCATTCCCTTCTTCCTTAACCCAGCACACTACACACAAGTCAAGCCCTTGGAGGAGCTGATCGATGAACGAAACCCTGCCAAGTATAAGCCCTACAGCTGGGGCAAGTTTATCACACACAGAAAGCTCAGTAATTTCAAGAAACTCAATACTGAAAACATCCAGATTTATCATTTCAGGGTATCGGAATAA